The sequence TGACGTCGCCGAGCTTGGTGAGGCCCTCGACGTCGGTCGAGGCGAGGCCGTACGCCTTGTCGCCCTTGAGCGTCCACGCGTTCTTGAGGCCCAGCTCGGTGTTGATCTCGCCGAGGAAGGAGGCGCCGGTGAAGGGGCGCACGGAGACCTGGTTGCCGGTGGCCCAGCCGTCGGCGAAGGCGATCTCGCGGTTGTCTGCGCCCGCGTCGGCGAGCGCCTTCCTGCCCTCGGCGATCTTGTCGCGGAAGTCCTTCTTGACCTTGGTGGCCTTGTCGGTCGTGCCGGTGGCCGCGGCGACGAGGTCGAGGGTGCGGTCGACGGTCTTGAGCTGCTCACCGCCGCTGGCCGAGGTGGCCTCCAGGACGGGGGCGATCTTGCGGAGCTGCTTGATCGCGGCGGGCTTGAGGTCGGACGTCGCGATGATGACGTCCGGGTGGAGCGCGGCCACGGTGTCCGTGCTGGGCTCGCCGCGCATGCCGATGTCCTTGGCGCCGTCCCCGAGCGGGGCGGCCTTGTCCCAGGCGCGGTAGCCCTTGACGTCGGCGACGCCGACGGGTGTGACGCCGAGGGTCAGGGCGGCCTCGGTGACGTTCCACTCGGTGGTGACGATCCGCTTGGCGGGACCGTCGAGGGTGATCTTCTGGCCCTTGTCGTCGGTCACGGAGACCTTCTGGGCGGCGGCCGAACCCTTGGAGGCGGGCTCGTCCTTCGCGGGCTCCGAGGAGCCGCAGGCGGCGAGGGTCATCGCGGCGGTGGCCGCCGCGGCCGTGGCGAGGAGGAGTCGTCTCATGGCGTGGGGTGGAGCCTTTCACTTCTGGTGCTGTGGCGGCCTATCGCGCGGGTGCGCGGCCGTCCGGTGAGGGGGTCGGTGTCGACCTCGATA comes from Streptomyces sp. Tu6071 and encodes:
- a CDS encoding iron-siderophore ABC transporter substrate-binding protein; the protein is MRRLLLATAAAATAAMTLAACGSSEPAKDEPASKGSAAAQKVSVTDDKGQKITLDGPAKRIVTTEWNVTEAALTLGVTPVGVADVKGYRAWDKAAPLGDGAKDIGMRGEPSTDTVAALHPDVIIATSDLKPAAIKQLRKIAPVLEATSASGGEQLKTVDRTLDLVAAATGTTDKATKVKKDFRDKIAEGRKALADAGADNREIAFADGWATGNQVSVRPFTGASFLGEINTELGLKNAWTLKGDKAYGLASTDVEGLTKLGDVNFVYIASDADGGDPFAKLAKNSVWKSLPFVKNDHVHRMDDGIWQFGNTASGTAYIDNLVKALTK